One segment of Massilia sp. Se16.2.3 DNA contains the following:
- a CDS encoding diguanylate cyclase, protein MKFESKIKLAACAIILVMSTVAALPMVVNNQVTTVMSQLRAAADVERLQMTLLEQLLNAETAQRGFVVTGNERFLEPYHTAINTIPATQEGLRKGMASPGEVARFAVIERAAAAKMHNVEQAIVLRREQGFAAAATFIATGTGKAQMDGLRHLIGEELAMYSHRRAELGNQLLATSNSAANASLVATITNILFLAGVLVAASRVLRQRDAAERKAQDAADQTQLTSERISLQNALLFRSAELMHSLELAETVDESAGVIASYLPRVLPKLSGSLYLYNNSRDILERKAGWGTTEHEPDIIEATDCWALRRGSPHQFGPNGGLACRHVPKVDTGRLCLPLVTQGDVIGCLTVAGDELLDAAEDQRAWIGQLAEQLGLALSNVRLRVSLRQQSIVDPLTQLYNRRYLDEVLKREMARASRNDAPLSVLILDLDHFKRINDTFGHEGGDAILRKVALTLREGIRACDVACRMGGEEMVVLLADCGQDNALMRAEALRLAIAAGDVLHDGKRIGATASIGVASYPQHGNNMQLLMHAADLALYEAKHEGRNCVRVAKEHSGTQVPPAAQDGAGI, encoded by the coding sequence ATGAAATTCGAATCCAAGATCAAACTCGCCGCCTGCGCGATCATCCTTGTCATGTCGACCGTCGCTGCTTTGCCGATGGTCGTCAACAACCAGGTGACGACCGTGATGTCACAGCTGCGCGCCGCTGCCGACGTCGAGCGGCTGCAGATGACCTTGCTGGAGCAGCTGCTCAATGCCGAAACCGCGCAGCGCGGTTTCGTTGTCACCGGAAACGAACGCTTTCTCGAGCCGTATCACACGGCGATCAACACGATTCCTGCAACCCAGGAGGGGCTTCGCAAAGGCATGGCCAGCCCTGGCGAGGTTGCCCGCTTTGCCGTCATCGAGCGTGCCGCGGCAGCGAAAATGCATAACGTCGAGCAGGCAATCGTCCTGCGCCGTGAACAGGGTTTTGCCGCTGCAGCCACCTTCATCGCCACCGGCACCGGCAAGGCGCAGATGGATGGGCTGCGCCATTTGATCGGCGAGGAACTGGCAATGTATTCGCACCGGCGTGCCGAACTCGGCAATCAATTGTTGGCGACCTCGAATTCCGCCGCAAACGCCAGTCTCGTGGCAACGATTACGAACATCCTGTTCCTGGCCGGGGTGCTGGTTGCCGCTTCGCGCGTGCTGCGCCAGCGTGACGCGGCCGAGCGCAAGGCGCAGGACGCTGCCGACCAGACCCAACTGACAAGCGAGCGCATCTCGCTGCAAAACGCCCTGCTCTTCCGTAGCGCGGAACTGATGCATTCGCTGGAACTGGCCGAGACGGTCGACGAATCGGCCGGCGTCATCGCCAGCTATCTGCCGCGCGTGCTGCCGAAATTGTCCGGCAGCCTGTATCTGTACAACAACTCGCGCGATATCCTCGAGCGCAAGGCCGGCTGGGGCACGACCGAACACGAGCCGGACATCATCGAAGCGACGGATTGCTGGGCGCTGCGGCGCGGCAGTCCGCACCAGTTCGGCCCGAACGGGGGCCTGGCCTGCCGCCACGTGCCGAAGGTCGATACCGGCCGCCTGTGCCTGCCGCTGGTGACGCAGGGCGACGTGATCGGCTGCCTGACGGTGGCGGGCGACGAGCTGCTGGACGCGGCCGAAGACCAGCGCGCCTGGATCGGCCAGCTCGCCGAGCAGCTCGGCCTGGCGCTGAGCAATGTGCGCCTGCGCGTGTCGCTGCGCCAGCAATCGATCGTCGATCCGCTCACGCAGCTCTACAACCGGCGCTACCTCGACGAGGTGCTCAAGCGCGAGATGGCGCGCGCCAGCCGGAACGATGCGCCCCTGAGCGTGCTGATCCTCGACCTCGACCATTTCAAGCGCATCAACGATACCTTCGGCCACGAGGGCGGCGACGCCATCCTGCGCAAGGTGGCGCTGACGCTACGCGAAGGCATCCGCGCCTGCGACGTCGCCTGCCGCATGGGCGGCGAAGAAATGGTGGTGCTGCTGGCCGACTGCGGCCAGGACAATGCGCTCATGCGCGCCGAAGCCCTGCGCCTGGCGATCGCCGCCGGCGACGTGCTGCACGACGGCAAACGCATCGGTGCGACCGCATCGATCGGGGTGGCATCCTATCCCCAGCACGGCAACAACATGCAGCTGCTGATGCACGCGGCCGACCTGGCGCTGTACGAGGCCAAGCACGAGGGCCGCAACTGCGTACGGGTGGCCAAGGAGCATAGCGGGACGCAGGTTCCCCCCGCGGCGCAGGACGGGGCCGGGATCTGA
- a CDS encoding acyltransferase translates to MSAAGVTAPRANGAGGNQFFLINLLKAGAAQLIVLHHLAFYGPMADHARQLAPALFDWLAADARIAVQVFLVVGGFLAAKSLSPRGLPGLSNPLATIWRRYLKLAPPFLVAMLLAIGASALASTWMTHDSIAAPPSFGQLSAHALLLHDVLGYEALSAGAWYVAIDFQLYAAMSLLLWGCGRFAGGRNLPWLMPIVMTIVVAASLLYFNLDSDWDVWAPYFLGSYGLGALAWWASDPARRPRAVALLLLMMVVPALLALTLDFRSRIAVALAVACVLMLCGRTQTAPTGMWPLVNRLAKISYSVFLIHFPVCLVVNAAFTQFVPTQSHLQAAGTLFAWIASLAAGALFFRWIERPLGQMAKLRPSSRDALAFNATR, encoded by the coding sequence ATGAGCGCAGCAGGCGTAACAGCGCCCCGAGCGAACGGGGCCGGTGGTAACCAATTTTTCTTGATCAATCTGTTGAAGGCAGGGGCGGCGCAGCTGATCGTGTTGCACCACTTGGCGTTCTATGGACCGATGGCGGATCACGCGCGCCAGTTGGCGCCCGCGCTGTTCGATTGGCTGGCCGCCGATGCGCGGATTGCGGTGCAGGTGTTTCTTGTTGTGGGCGGTTTCCTGGCTGCCAAATCCTTGTCGCCGCGCGGATTGCCCGGCCTGAGCAATCCCCTTGCCACCATTTGGCGCCGCTACCTCAAGCTGGCGCCTCCGTTCTTGGTGGCGATGCTGCTGGCCATTGGTGCCTCGGCATTGGCATCGACCTGGATGACCCATGACTCCATCGCCGCACCGCCGAGTTTCGGCCAGCTGAGCGCGCATGCCTTGCTGCTGCACGATGTGCTCGGCTATGAAGCCTTGTCCGCAGGGGCCTGGTATGTGGCGATCGATTTCCAGTTGTATGCGGCGATGAGCTTGCTGCTGTGGGGATGCGGACGCTTCGCTGGCGGGCGCAATCTGCCCTGGCTGATGCCGATCGTGATGACGATCGTGGTCGCCGCTTCACTGTTGTACTTCAACCTGGATTCGGATTGGGATGTGTGGGCGCCGTATTTCCTGGGTAGTTACGGCCTGGGCGCGCTGGCATGGTGGGCAAGCGATCCTGCACGCCGCCCGCGCGCCGTTGCGCTCTTGCTGCTGATGATGGTGGTGCCCGCCTTGCTGGCGTTGACGCTGGATTTTCGCAGCCGTATCGCGGTGGCCCTGGCGGTGGCCTGTGTGTTGATGTTGTGCGGACGAACGCAAACTGCTCCAACAGGAATGTGGCCGCTGGTGAATCGCTTAGCGAAGATTTCTTACTCGGTATTCCTGATTCACTTCCCAGTATGCCTCGTGGTCAATGCCGCGTTCACTCAGTTTGTCCCCACCCAGTCCCACCTACAGGCGGCCGGCACGCTGTTCGCTTGGATCGCTAGCTTGGCAGCGGGGGCATTGTTCTTCCGCTGGATTGAGAGGCCGCTAGGGCAGATGGCGAAGTTGCGCCCTAGCTCGAGGGATGCACTTGCATTCAATGCAACCCGCTGA
- a CDS encoding very short patch repair endonuclease, with translation MDVVDSATRSRMMAGIRSKDTKPEMTVRKYLHAQGFRFRLHTRDLPGSPDLVLPKYKVAIFVHGCFWHRHHGCRYATTPASNAGQWNEKFNSNIERDMRKQSALEAAGWRVLVVWECELRRNSQTRLDQLSVEITSSPLRKGVC, from the coding sequence ATGGACGTAGTCGATTCAGCCACGCGGTCGAGAATGATGGCCGGAATTCGTTCAAAAGACACAAAGCCGGAGATGACTGTGCGTAAATATCTCCACGCACAAGGTTTTCGCTTCCGTCTCCATACTCGTGACTTGCCTGGCTCCCCAGATCTGGTTCTCCCGAAGTACAAGGTCGCGATTTTTGTTCATGGTTGCTTCTGGCATCGGCATCATGGTTGCCGCTACGCCACGACACCCGCATCAAATGCCGGGCAATGGAACGAGAAATTCAACTCCAATATAGAGCGAGACATGCGAAAACAATCAGCACTTGAAGCAGCAGGGTGGCGAGTGCTTGTCGTCTGGGAGTGCGAGCTCCGCCGAAACTCGCAAACTCGGCTAGATCAGCTGTCCGTCGAGATCACCTCTTCGCCACTTCGAAAAGGCGTGTGTTAA
- a CDS encoding DNA cytosine methyltransferase: MLIEPLSNLAGTIPIVDLFAGPGGLGEGFSSVKGDPFRIIVSAEMNSSARNTLRLRAFYRLLKRQSGNALDSYYRFCNGQADLPHDDTNLDKWIEAGEEARQLELGNPADNDELDRRISAYELGPDIPWVLIGGPPCQAYSLVGRARNRGKVEYRAEDDHRHFLYKEYLRIIQKYRPAVFVMENVKGILTATVGGRKIFETILHDLSDPDRAMEMPASGSGYRIHSLTCRTSFSTKDAPRKIDVHDFVIKAEQHGIPQARHRVILIGVRDDIGLGSPGQIEKVAEVTVARVIGSLPKLRSRLSKELDSSESWGEVVANHFREMAREVTASKAQAELRHVLEEVSAEIPRGLGTGGNQLRKIGSDEDDPTLLDGWYYDPRLEVWLNHDARGHMRADLRRYAFAAAFADAFGWSPKGHAEFSLQGLRPNHDNWETGKFSDRFRVQLQNRPATTVTSHISKDGHYFIHYDPKQCRSLTVREAARLQTFPDNYFFQGNRTEQFHQVGNAVPPLLAKKIGDIVIALLRGGDAGSTAPAQQDLWATRVP, from the coding sequence TTGCTCATCGAACCGCTATCCAATCTTGCGGGTACTATCCCGATTGTTGACCTCTTTGCTGGACCGGGAGGTCTTGGTGAAGGATTTTCGTCGGTAAAGGGCGATCCTTTCAGGATAATTGTATCCGCAGAAATGAATTCTTCTGCGCGCAATACGCTTCGTCTGCGTGCCTTTTATCGTTTGCTCAAGCGCCAAAGCGGGAATGCGCTCGATTCGTATTACCGATTTTGCAATGGGCAGGCAGACCTTCCCCATGACGATACCAACCTTGACAAATGGATAGAGGCAGGCGAAGAAGCGCGGCAGCTGGAGCTCGGTAACCCTGCCGACAATGACGAGCTCGACCGCCGAATCTCGGCTTACGAACTCGGGCCAGATATACCTTGGGTCCTGATCGGTGGGCCGCCATGCCAAGCATATTCGCTTGTCGGACGGGCTCGCAACCGCGGAAAGGTCGAGTACCGCGCGGAAGACGATCATCGTCATTTTCTCTACAAGGAGTACCTGCGGATCATCCAGAAGTACCGCCCTGCGGTGTTCGTCATGGAGAACGTGAAGGGCATTCTTACGGCGACTGTGGGCGGGAGAAAGATTTTTGAAACGATCCTTCACGATCTTTCGGATCCCGACAGGGCAATGGAAATGCCGGCTTCCGGAAGTGGATACCGAATACACTCGCTGACCTGCCGTACCAGCTTCTCCACCAAGGATGCGCCCCGAAAAATCGATGTGCACGATTTCGTGATTAAAGCAGAACAGCACGGAATTCCCCAGGCACGGCACCGCGTAATTCTCATCGGTGTTCGCGATGACATCGGCCTTGGGTCGCCCGGGCAGATCGAGAAGGTTGCCGAGGTCACAGTCGCGCGGGTCATAGGCTCGTTGCCCAAGTTGCGCAGCCGGCTCAGCAAGGAACTCGATTCAAGCGAGAGTTGGGGGGAGGTCGTGGCGAATCACTTCCGCGAAATGGCTCGAGAGGTCACGGCTAGCAAAGCACAGGCTGAATTGCGGCATGTGCTCGAGGAGGTGTCCGCGGAGATCCCTCGGGGACTAGGGACGGGCGGCAACCAGCTTCGCAAGATCGGTTCCGACGAAGATGATCCGACATTGCTTGATGGCTGGTATTACGACCCTCGCCTTGAAGTCTGGCTGAATCACGATGCGCGAGGGCACATGCGCGCCGATCTGCGACGGTATGCGTTTGCGGCAGCATTTGCTGATGCGTTCGGCTGGTCGCCGAAGGGGCATGCCGAGTTCTCGTTGCAAGGTTTGCGGCCGAACCATGACAACTGGGAGACAGGAAAGTTCTCGGATCGCTTTCGAGTTCAGCTGCAAAATCGGCCCGCAACGACAGTAACCAGTCACATTTCGAAAGACGGCCACTATTTCATCCATTACGATCCGAAACAGTGCCGGAGCCTGACTGTGCGGGAAGCCGCAAGGCTCCAAACTTTTCCAGATAACTACTTTTTTCAGGGAAATAGAACTGAGCAGTTTCACCAAGTCGGGAACGCAGTGCCTCCGCTACTTGCGAAAAAGATCGGCGACATCGTTATTGCCCTGTTACGTGGTGGGGATGCAGGCTCTACGGCCCCTGCACAACAGGATCTCTGGGCGACAAGAGTTCCGTAA
- a CDS encoding sigma-70 family RNA polymerase sigma factor — MQADRKLSPLFRLALKSGAVEAIALHIHRGESLNGRDSAGLTPLMIAAIHNQQDSCTKLLALGADASLLSAGGKTAVELARDHGHLTLATLLLPRGAPNSDGPHTAEIGNVLLSNGSSSPPAIGGTHLLPLQHCSAEGLQMASVDTTLAQSAEIHPLEFTDDLSGWTADANVSVPVHDADCVMAAEGVQRRISEHRRISDDADWSAIDFELPEARAAQLSPRIEDLAAVEGLIASGLRDGYVTDDNLQQALEKDFGFEIERVRVVMEGLLDDLGILLETVGTPLPQVSLSANNEELIEVLHVLHDRLAEPTGPEHMYFTEARKYDLIKREDEERLGRQMDSTLGQLTRALASLPERDWLLYFAQTGEGGGVAIHELEDGDEMAEGGESLEAASEEKGADSVEGDFRSYVQLVRSGAPENGRDRAVPRPAPVDLKRMLDAASRLDDVAADLVNSSIAGYERARDRLVTANLRLAISLAHKYRYSGLPLADLIQEANIGLMRAAERFDFRRGFKFSTYATWWIRQGMSRSVQDTSRTIRVPVHQGEKIYQVSRVQRELEYGRAGEVRPEEIANHLSLSLRQVEQIIRADIRVISIEECGPDLEPFTPDPFSIVDLQCDPLQRACDRSLATAIERLLAGIDKRGRQVIVARFGFDGAGGRTLDEVGQQFGVTRERIRQIEAKTLRKLNHPSRADVLAPYAPMARTGTEPQEEE, encoded by the coding sequence ATGCAGGCGGACAGAAAGCTTAGTCCGCTTTTCCGGCTTGCCCTCAAGTCGGGGGCAGTGGAGGCGATTGCGCTCCACATTCATCGCGGCGAATCGCTAAATGGCCGCGATTCTGCCGGTCTCACGCCGCTGATGATCGCGGCCATTCACAACCAGCAGGATTCGTGCACGAAGCTTCTTGCCTTGGGTGCAGATGCGTCGCTGCTCAGTGCCGGCGGTAAGACGGCCGTCGAGCTGGCGCGTGACCATGGCCACCTTACGCTTGCTACACTTCTCCTGCCACGTGGTGCGCCGAATTCCGACGGGCCTCACACCGCTGAGATTGGCAATGTCCTGTTGAGCAACGGATCTTCTTCGCCTCCCGCGATCGGCGGCACGCATCTCCTGCCTCTTCAACACTGCAGCGCAGAGGGCCTTCAAATGGCTTCCGTTGACACCACGTTGGCGCAGAGCGCAGAAATCCACCCGTTAGAATTTACTGATGATCTATCCGGATGGACTGCCGACGCAAACGTTAGTGTGCCTGTTCACGATGCAGACTGCGTAATGGCAGCCGAGGGAGTTCAGCGGCGTATCTCTGAGCACCGCAGAATCAGCGACGATGCTGACTGGTCAGCAATCGACTTCGAACTTCCTGAAGCTCGCGCAGCCCAGCTTTCGCCCCGGATCGAGGATCTAGCCGCAGTTGAAGGCCTCATTGCATCCGGGTTGCGCGACGGCTACGTGACGGACGACAACCTTCAACAGGCGCTCGAAAAGGACTTTGGTTTTGAGATCGAGCGTGTGCGGGTTGTCATGGAGGGGCTTCTCGACGATCTCGGCATTCTGCTGGAGACTGTCGGCACACCCCTTCCCCAAGTGAGCCTCAGCGCCAATAACGAGGAGTTAATCGAGGTTCTTCATGTGCTCCACGATCGTCTCGCCGAACCCACCGGGCCGGAGCATATGTACTTCACTGAGGCACGCAAGTACGACCTCATCAAGCGCGAGGACGAGGAACGGCTGGGGCGGCAGATGGACAGCACCCTCGGCCAATTGACCCGCGCCCTTGCTTCGCTGCCCGAGCGCGACTGGCTGCTTTACTTTGCACAGACTGGTGAAGGCGGCGGTGTCGCCATCCATGAGCTGGAGGATGGTGACGAAATGGCTGAAGGCGGCGAGTCGCTCGAAGCTGCTTCGGAAGAGAAGGGCGCCGATAGCGTTGAGGGCGATTTCCGATCCTACGTGCAGCTCGTCCGCAGCGGCGCACCGGAGAATGGCCGTGACAGGGCAGTGCCGCGGCCCGCCCCGGTCGACCTGAAGAGGATGCTTGACGCAGCATCGCGGCTTGATGACGTTGCCGCCGATCTCGTGAACTCGTCGATTGCCGGGTACGAGCGTGCACGCGATCGCTTGGTGACTGCCAATCTTCGCTTGGCGATCTCGCTCGCGCACAAGTATCGCTACAGTGGTCTGCCGCTGGCAGATTTGATTCAGGAAGCGAACATCGGTCTCATGCGTGCTGCGGAACGATTCGATTTCCGGCGCGGCTTCAAGTTCTCCACGTACGCGACTTGGTGGATACGCCAAGGCATGAGCCGGAGTGTACAAGACACCTCACGCACAATTCGAGTGCCGGTTCACCAAGGCGAAAAAATATATCAGGTCAGCCGGGTGCAGCGCGAGCTGGAATACGGTCGCGCAGGAGAGGTGCGTCCCGAAGAAATCGCCAATCATCTCTCTCTTTCGTTGCGGCAGGTTGAGCAGATCATCCGTGCTGATATCCGGGTAATTTCTATTGAGGAGTGCGGTCCGGATCTCGAACCATTTACTCCGGATCCCTTCAGCATCGTTGACCTGCAATGTGATCCGTTGCAGAGAGCGTGTGACCGTAGTCTGGCTACGGCAATCGAACGCTTGCTTGCCGGGATCGACAAGCGAGGACGCCAAGTGATCGTAGCGCGTTTTGGCTTCGATGGCGCGGGTGGCCGGACCCTCGATGAGGTGGGGCAGCAGTTCGGCGTGACACGGGAACGCATTCGCCAGATAGAAGCAAAGACTCTTCGAAAACTCAACCATCCATCCCGTGCCGATGTGCTTGCTCCCTACGCGCCAATGGCCCGTACAGGGACCGAACCGCAGGAAGAAGAATGA
- the mzaB gene encoding MZA anti-phage system associated ATPase MzaB has translation MKENGFRHAPPRAVAMIEALRGLGYSTATALADIIDNSIAAGAKNVELTFEWSGKGSRVRVEDDGDGMSAVELDSAMRLGEKNPLDRRDENDLGRFGLGLKTASFSQCRRLTVASVGPDGLQCLRWDLDVLAASEGDGWHLLEGPHDSAGELVEQFGSRSHGTLVLWEVLDRIVTDSYGEQDFLDMIDRVERHLAMVFHRYLEGTRPRLRLRIGGKPVNPWDPFLSGHPAKPWHSPPASAPGMPGVEVECHVLPHKDRLTSKEHESAQGPDGWTAQQGFYVYRNERLLVAGSWLGLGQGRGWTKDEAHRLARIRLDIPNSADQAWKIDIRKSTARPPVEVRAWLARLADETRSRARKAFALRGQAPRNRNGEEVSQVWRSQKFSGGMRYRIDTDHPAVRAVLDDARALAPQVLAMLRVIEETVPVQRIWLDTAENRETPRTSFSGEPPAAVTEVLMVMYRNMVLLKGMSPAMARTRLLLSEPFQNYPQLVGSLPDQPPELEKKP, from the coding sequence ATGAAAGAAAACGGATTCCGCCACGCGCCTCCGCGCGCGGTCGCAATGATAGAAGCGCTGCGCGGATTGGGTTACAGCACCGCCACGGCGCTTGCCGACATCATCGACAACAGCATCGCTGCCGGAGCGAAAAATGTCGAGCTGACATTCGAATGGAGTGGCAAGGGAAGCCGAGTCCGCGTAGAGGATGACGGCGACGGCATGAGTGCCGTCGAGCTCGACTCTGCAATGCGTCTGGGGGAAAAGAACCCACTGGACCGCCGGGACGAAAATGACCTCGGGAGATTCGGTCTTGGGCTGAAGACGGCCTCCTTCTCCCAGTGCCGACGCCTGACCGTTGCGTCCGTTGGGCCGGATGGATTGCAGTGCCTGCGCTGGGATCTCGATGTTCTGGCCGCCAGCGAAGGCGATGGCTGGCATTTGCTGGAAGGGCCGCATGACAGCGCCGGCGAGCTGGTTGAACAGTTCGGTAGTCGTTCGCATGGAACCCTGGTGTTGTGGGAGGTCCTTGATCGAATCGTTACGGACAGCTATGGCGAACAGGATTTCCTCGACATGATCGACCGAGTCGAGCGGCATCTGGCGATGGTGTTTCATCGGTATCTCGAGGGCACGCGTCCTCGTCTGCGGCTGCGCATCGGCGGCAAGCCAGTCAATCCCTGGGACCCGTTCCTGTCAGGCCATCCGGCAAAGCCGTGGCATTCCCCGCCGGCGTCGGCTCCTGGAATGCCCGGGGTAGAGGTGGAATGTCATGTCCTTCCGCACAAGGATCGGCTGACCTCAAAGGAGCATGAGTCGGCCCAAGGGCCTGACGGCTGGACGGCACAACAGGGTTTTTATGTTTACCGTAACGAGCGGTTGCTAGTGGCAGGAAGCTGGCTTGGGCTCGGCCAAGGACGCGGGTGGACCAAGGACGAGGCACACCGACTTGCTCGCATTCGGCTCGACATACCGAATTCGGCCGACCAAGCATGGAAAATCGATATCCGGAAATCGACCGCCAGGCCCCCGGTGGAGGTCCGCGCGTGGCTCGCAAGGCTTGCTGACGAGACGCGCAGCAGGGCACGCAAGGCGTTCGCACTGCGTGGCCAGGCTCCTCGGAACCGAAACGGCGAAGAAGTCAGCCAGGTATGGCGCTCGCAGAAGTTCTCGGGCGGAATGCGCTACCGCATCGACACCGACCATCCCGCCGTGCGCGCCGTGCTTGACGACGCGCGCGCGCTGGCCCCCCAAGTACTGGCAATGCTGCGTGTGATCGAGGAGACCGTACCGGTTCAGCGGATCTGGCTCGATACGGCGGAAAACCGGGAGACTCCGCGCACGAGCTTTTCCGGCGAGCCACCCGCGGCGGTCACCGAAGTGCTGATGGTCATGTACCGCAACATGGTTCTGCTCAAGGGCATGTCGCCGGCCATGGCCCGCACCCGTCTTCTGCTGTCCGAGCCATTTCAGAATTACCCTCAACTGGTGGGCTCGCTGCCCGACCAGCCTCCCGAACTGGAAAAGAAACCATGA